A stretch of Porites lutea chromosome 5, jaPorLute2.1, whole genome shotgun sequence DNA encodes these proteins:
- the LOC140936988 gene encoding DET1 homolog has translation MSEPLQFKPRRIPNQNLVWRLRQRETHFPKPGTHWHRARAFTQNIFPNYTVVNVETPPCYLRKFSPDGRYFVAFSLDQSSVEVYEFQGPSAAETLLASEPSDNVIRSKMFSSFFRLSSVVTVAQNGEHLNRECSLFTDDSRYVIVGSASYVPEEPHPFFFDIYSNNESVSPNPRSPLEDYTIHIVDMKTGMLSDSRVFKCDKIFLSHNQGLYLYRDLLAILSVQQQAIHIFQVTSDGRFIDVRSIGRFCYEDDEYVLTSTGSNVDANGQPMRPYMETCLNGLKHRILAHLWRCAYNEGTALAMGRFYQHVELFRSLRMWKMQLFDSKILLIKYASEDVVTLRVPDPNSQPSFFIVYDMESTKVLAVFENTSEKLLELFEQFCDSFRNAMLHSPAQFTCSASSNIFARQIQRRFKHTIVNAKYGGYTEAVKRLLAQLPISSQSYSSSPYLDLSLFKYDDKWVSVMERPKACGDHPIRFYSRDSGLLKFKIHAGFLGRPIPPTGKRLVAFTFHPLYPFAISVQKTNAEYVVNFHIRHLTSGVEHS, from the exons ATGTCAGAGCCGTTGCAGTTTAAACCAAGGAGAATACCCAACCAGAATTTAGTTTGGAGGCTGCGGCAGAGAGAAACTCACTTTCCAAAACCTGGTACTCATTGGCACCGAGCAAGAGCGTTTACCCAGAACATCTTTCCTAATTACACCGTAGTTAATGTAGAAACACCTCCTTGTTATTTGCGGAAATTCTCGCCAGATGGTCGTTATTTTGTGGCTTTTTCGCTGGATCAAAGCTCTGTTGAAGTGTACGAGTTTCAAGGTCCCAGCGCCGCAGAAACTTTGTTGGCCAGTGAACCCTCAGATAATGTGATTAGAAGCAAAATGTTCTCAAGTTTCTTCCGTCTCAGTTCTGTAGTAACTGTTGCCCAGAATGGAGAACATTTGAACAGAGAGTGTAGTTTATTTACTGATGATAGTCGTTACGTCATTGTTGGATCGGCGTCGTATGTTCCCGAGGAACCTCACCCCTTCTTCTTTGATATTTACAGCAACAACGAATCTGTCTCACCTAACCCAAGATCACCTCTGGAGGACTACACTATCCACATTGTTGATATGAAAACTGGAATGCTGTCTGATTCCAGAGTCTTTAAATGTGACAAAATATTCTTGTCCCACAACCAGGGGCTATACCTCTACAGGGATCTGCTTGCAATCCTGTCAGTACAGCAGCAGGCTATACACATTTTTCAGGTGACCTCTGATGGAAGGTTCATCGATGTGCGCTCcattggtcgattttgttatGAGGATGATGAATATGTACTTACTAGTACTGGATCAAACGTTGATGCTAATGGCCAACCAATGCGACCTTACATGGAGACATGTCTAAATGGGCTTAAGCACCGTATACTAGCACACTTGTGGAGGTGTGCATACAATGAAGGAACTGCTTTAGCTATGGGTAGATTTTACCAGCATGTAGAGTTGTTTAGATCTTTGCGTATGTGGAAAATGCAGCTCTTTGACAGCAAAATTCTGCTGATTAAGTATGCAAGTGAGGATGTTGTGACACTGAGAGTGCCTGATCCAAACTCCCAGCCATCATTCTTCATTGTATATGATATGGAGTCAACAAAGGTCTTAGCTGTATTTGAAAACACATCAGAGAAACTGCTAGAACTTTTTGAACAGTTCTGTGACTCATTTAGAAATGCAATGTTGCATTCTCCAGCACAGTTCACATGTTCAGCTTCAAGTAACATTTTTGCACGGCAAATTCAAAGGCGTTTTAAACATACTATTGTTAATGCCAAATATGGGGGTTATACTGAAGCTGTTAAACGGCTTCTTGCACAGCTGCCAATCAGTTCACAGTCTTACAGCAGCAGTCCATACTTGGACTTGTCACTGTTCAAATATGACGACAAGTGGGTATCTGTGATGGAGAGGCCAAAGGCTTGTGGCGATCATCCAATAAG GTTCTATTCCAGAGATTCAGGGCTTCTTAAGTTCAAAATCCATGCAGGATTTCTGGGTCGCCCCATCCCACCAACAGGGAAGAGACTTGTGGCTTTCACATTTCATCCACTCTACCCTTTTGCTATCTCAGTGCAGAAAACCAATGCAGAATATGTTGTCAACTTCCACATTAGACATCTCACAAGTGGAGTAGAACATTCTTGA
- the LOC140937684 gene encoding uncharacterized protein, translating into MAEPTAVAKPKPKHPKYSEMVEEAISSLNEKSGTSRQAILKYIQGNYPVGEKAKNQVKVALVKGVTNGRLVQTKGTGASGSFKISKELKEEQKKAEKKRLKKEKKTLKEAAKENISPDSDNEGVEGKTKAKKTKKTVLKGDDEKKKKKNSTKKSSDSKEKKSSKDSAAKKKKSKAKKSEEKQADSDTEVTAEKKAKKSLAKAKTSKKSSPGKKAKSTKSKDSTKAPKPKKTAEAKPKKKKALAEKN; encoded by the coding sequence ATGGCCGAACCAACCGCTGTCGCTAAGCCCAAACCCAAGCACCCAAAGTACAGTGAAATGGTGGAAGAAGCAATTAGCTCTTTAAACGAGAAAAGCGGTACTTCACGGCAAGCCATCTTGAAGTACATTCAAGGAAATTATCCAGTTGGCGAGAAGGCTAAAAATCAGGTTAAAGTTGCTTTGGTCAAAGGAGTCACCAATGGACGACTTGTTCAAACCAAAGGCACCGGAGCCTCGGGGTCATTCAAGATTTCCAAGGAGCTCAAAGAAGAACAGAAAAAAGCTGAGAAAAAGAGACttaaaaaggagaagaaaactTTGAAAGAAGCTGCTAAGGAGAACATTTCGCCTGACAGCGACAACGAAGGTGTAGAAGGAAAAACCAAGGCAAAGAAAACCAAGAAGACAGTGCTAAAGGGAGAcgatgaaaaaaagaagaaaaagaactcgACGAAAAAaagcagtgacagcaaagagaaaaaatcttcaaaagaTTCAGCagcgaagaaaaagaaatccaaGGCGAAAAAATCGGAGGAAAAGCAAGCTGACAGCGACACAGAGGTTACGGcagagaaaaaagcaaagaaatcgcTCGCAAAAGCTAAGACAAGTAAGAAATCGTCGCcaggaaagaaagcaaagagcACAAAGAGCAAAGACTCGACAAAAGCTCCTAAACCAAAGAAAACTGCAGAAGCAAAACCTAAGAAGAAGAAAGCGCTGGCTGAGAAGAACTGA
- the LOC140936987 gene encoding cation channel sperm-associated protein 2-like: protein MNDEVPEELSPRAEIFRSKLIEDFQLIDMIANRGSAEAPKYYSNEVTDDEVMKQLLRESPQGLIKFQMYTKKDEQRFTDRRLNRVKNKNTIPLGPWAHTVIEDPKFQNFLMVLIITNSIVLGVQAEISKIKEPSLYALKLCLQIFDYCALTIFVLEIILKWIDGFWKFWNNGWNIFDFLVTLMSFVPEFIQLLSGKNTAELAVIAENLRVFRILRSLKMVSRFAQLRIIVLTILKAFKSMAFILILLMTFMYIFAVAGTVMFASYSKSERTDLKYKQSFSTLGNALVTLFQLFTLDHWYDILRDLIKVVDSITVKIYIILWICIGAFIFRNIFAGIMVMNFQSIRNDFNQQVKQQTEALEAEQMRVHLAEELERQDRLHSRTRRTSSVGVQLFQERGGSKQAGTMMALMEDDEEDNSDDQEKSEDQNKSVPPKGGKDKPTAETEDKSSADIKDTADPLAALGDKLAKLRETRRQSTTQNRGNDQQSKQDSQEEYTNDKAKEMTNEWITTVQANLVHLKNHPVETLWPRDTLFRYFQLMEAWQENFAERQQLLRLAAQALLRLHDT from the exons ATGAACGACGAAGTACCAGAGGAGCTTTCACCACGAGCTGAGATCTTTAGGTCAAAGCTAATTGAAGATTTCCAGCTCATCGATATGATCGCAAACAGGGGCAGTGCTGAAGCTCCAAAGTATTATTCTAATGAAGTAACAG ATGATGAAGTCATGAAGCAACTTCTTAGAGAGTCGCCTCAGGGACTGATCAAATTCCAAATGTACACTAAGAAAGACGAACAACGTTTCACAGATCGTAGATTGaacagagtaaaaaataaaaacactatTCCACTTGGTCCTTGGGCTCACACAGTTATAGAAG ATCCAAAGTTTCAAAACTTCCTGATGGTTTTGATTATCACAAATTCTATCGTTTTGGGAGTGCAAGCTG aaatttctaaaataaaagaaCCGTCACTGTATGCCCTGAAACTCTGCCTTCAGATATTTGATTACTGTGCACTGACTATATTTGTGCTTGAGATAATCCTTAAGTGGATTGATGGGTTCTGGAAGTTTTGGAACAATGGTTGGAACATCTTTGACTTTCTTGTTACATTAATG TCATTTGTGCCTGAGTTTATACAGCTTTTGTCGGGTAAAAACACAGCAGAACTTGCTGTTATTGCTGAAAACCTTCGAGTGTTCCGAATCTTAAGATCACTCAAGATG GTCTCAAGATTTGCACAGTTAAGAATCATTGTTTTAACAATATTAAAAGCATTCAAG TCAATGGCGTTTATTCTGATTTTGCTGATGACATTCATGTATATTTTTGCTGTGGCTGGGACTGTCATGTTTGCTTCCTACTCAAAGTCTGAGAGGACTGACCTCAAGTACAAACAGAGCTTCAG CACTCTTGGAAATGctcttgttactctgtttcaaCTCTTTACTTTGGATCATTGGTATGATATCCTTAGAGATCTTATCAAGGTGGTTGATTCTATCACTGTAAAGATCTACATCATCCTGTGGATCTGTATTGGGGCTTTCATTTTTAGAAACATCTTTGCTGGTATTATGG TAATGAATTTTCAGAGCATCCGCAATGACTTCAACCAGCAAGTCAAACAACAGACAGAAGCACTGGAAGCTGAGCAGATGAGGGTTCATTTGGCAGAAGAGCTGGAACGTCAGGACAGATTGCATTCTAGAACAAG ACGGACAAGCAGCGTAGGTGTTCAACTGTTCCAGGAACGTGGAGGAAGTAAACAGGCAGGCACTATGATGGCTTTGATGGAGGATGACGAAGAAGACAATTCAGATGATCAGGAAAAGAGTGAGGACCAAAACAAATCAGTACCACCAAAAGGAGGAAAAGACAAGCCAACAGCAGAAACAGAAGACAAATCATCAGCTGACATTAAGGACACAGCTGATCCTTTGGCTGCTTTGGGAGATAAACTTGCCAAACTCAG GGAAACAAGACGCCAGAGTACAACACAAAATAGAGGCAATGATCAACAGTCCAAACAGGACAGTCAAGAGGAGTACACTAAtgacaaagcaaaagaaatgacAAATG AGTGGATCACAACAGTTCAGGCAAATCTGGTTCACCTGAAAAATCACCCTGTGGAAACATTGTGGCCAAGAGACACATTATTTAG ATACTTTCAGCTGATGGAAGCATGGCAAGAAAATTTTGCTGAAAGGCAGCAACTGCTACGCTTAGCTG cccaagcACTACTGAGACTTCATGATACCTAA
- the LOC140936989 gene encoding dolichyl-diphosphooligosaccharide--protein glycosyltransferase subunit KCP2-like encodes MALPSFTSFLFASTLTVLTFAGMQMFKTNLASSEWMTILGGLIGSQLFVFLLTAVGNLETHMFGRNFQTKLFPEVILCLVIAMFASGLVHRVCVTTCFLFSMVAIYYINKIAASVHAPTTNPTPQVSVKTKKNR; translated from the exons ATGG CTCTTCCATCGTTTACCTCGTTTCTGTTTGCGTCCACTCTGACCGTCCTTACTTTCGCTGGAATGCAAATGTTCAAGACTAACTTGGCATCCAGTGAGTGGATGACCATTTTGGGAGGATTAATTGGATCGCAACTATTTGTTTTCCTTCTGACT GCTGTAGGAAATTTAGAAACTCATATGTTTGGTCGAAACTTCCAAACAAAGTTGTTTCCAGAAG ttatcCTGTGTCTGGTAATAGCCATGTTTGCTTCAGGTCTAGTGCACAGAGTTTGTGTCACAACTTG TTTCCTCTTCTCTATGGTTGCCATTTATTACATTAACAAGATCGCTGCTAGTGTTCATGCTCCAACAACTAACCCTACGCCACAAGTGTCAGTTAAGACAAAGAAGAATCGCTAA